One window from the genome of Dyadobacter sp. CECT 9275 encodes:
- a CDS encoding phytanoyl-CoA dioxygenase family protein: MDIELIKKQFAEDGYVFLPGFISAEEIEELNKKLETFIENVVPGIPATDVFYEDKNDLSTLKQIMHVSEYEPDFAPLLKNSKFSKIAEELLEDKVIPRILEYFNKPPKIGKPTPPHQDGYYFMLKPAKAVTMWMALENVDEANGCVRYVKGSHLKGMRTHGRTQTLGFSQGIVDYGLPEDMENEIAFPAKPGDLLIHDSLTIHRADGNQTADRTRKALGFIYFGESAKEDVEAKAAYQARLQKEMQERGELITG, from the coding sequence ATGGATATTGAATTAATAAAAAAACAATTTGCAGAAGATGGTTATGTTTTTCTGCCTGGGTTTATTTCGGCAGAAGAAATTGAAGAACTGAATAAAAAACTCGAAACCTTTATTGAAAACGTAGTACCAGGCATTCCGGCCACGGATGTTTTCTACGAAGACAAAAATGACCTTTCCACTTTAAAGCAGATCATGCACGTTTCGGAATACGAGCCCGACTTTGCTCCTTTGCTTAAAAATAGCAAGTTCAGTAAAATAGCTGAAGAACTGCTGGAAGACAAAGTGATACCGAGAATTCTGGAATATTTCAACAAACCTCCGAAAATCGGAAAACCTACGCCGCCGCATCAGGATGGGTACTATTTCATGCTCAAACCGGCCAAAGCGGTCACCATGTGGATGGCGCTGGAAAATGTGGATGAAGCCAACGGATGCGTACGTTATGTAAAAGGTTCTCACCTAAAGGGGATGCGTACCCACGGCCGCACCCAAACGCTGGGCTTCTCGCAGGGGATTGTTGATTACGGACTGCCGGAAGATATGGAAAATGAAATTGCTTTTCCGGCCAAACCCGGCGACCTGCTCATCCACGATTCCCTCACGATACACCGTGCCGATGGAAACCAAACCGCCGATCGCACGCGGAAAGCTCTTGGCTTTATTTATTTCGGAGAATCTGCCAAAGAGGATGTGGAAGCCAAAGCCGCATACCAGGCCAGGCTGCAGAAAGAAATGCAGGAAAGAGGCGAGTTAATTACCGGGTAA